A single window of Flavobacteriales bacterium DNA harbors:
- a CDS encoding 3-hydroxybutyryl-CoA dehydrogenase, whose protein sequence is MKKVAVIGSGTMGNGIAHVFAQTGFQVSLIDISQPALDKALSTISKNLDRLIAKEKISEQDKQATLGNITAFTDMKQGVKGCELVVEAATENIELKLKIFRDLDTACSPETILATNTSSISITQIGAATQRPDKVIGMHFMNPVPIMKLVEVIRGYSTSDEVTKSVFELSHQLGKVPVEVNDYPGFIANRILMPMINEAIYSLYEGVAGVEEIDTVMKLGMAHPMGPLQLADFIGLDVCLSILRVLHDGFGNPKYAPCPLLVNMVTAGHLGVKSGEGFYKHTPGQKDLVVASRFSRNKGEAAGVA, encoded by the coding sequence ATGAAGAAAGTAGCAGTCATCGGATCAGGTACCATGGGTAACGGCATTGCCCACGTATTTGCACAAACCGGATTCCAGGTTTCCCTGATTGACATCTCTCAACCAGCACTTGACAAGGCACTGTCCACCATTTCCAAAAACCTCGACAGGCTGATTGCCAAGGAAAAAATCAGCGAACAGGACAAGCAAGCTACCCTCGGAAACATCACCGCCTTCACCGACATGAAACAGGGTGTGAAAGGATGTGAACTGGTGGTGGAAGCGGCCACAGAAAACATCGAGCTCAAACTAAAGATCTTCCGTGATCTGGACACCGCCTGTTCACCGGAGACCATCCTCGCCACCAATACCTCATCCATCTCCATCACACAGATTGGTGCGGCAACCCAACGTCCGGACAAAGTCATCGGAATGCACTTCATGAATCCGGTGCCCATTATGAAACTGGTAGAAGTCATCCGCGGGTATTCCACTTCCGACGAGGTCACCAAATCCGTATTTGAATTGTCACACCAATTGGGCAAAGTTCCAGTGGAAGTGAACGACTATCCCGGCTTTATCGCCAACCGCATCCTGATGCCGATGATCAATGAAGCCATCTACTCCCTCTATGAAGGTGTAGCGGGTGTGGAAGAAATCGACACGGTGATGAAGCTCGGCATGGCTCACCCGATGGGACCGCTCCAACTGGCCGACTTCATCGGACTGGACGTATGCCTTTCCATCCTCCGTGTTTTGCACGACGGGTTCGGGAACCCCAAGTATGCCCCCTGCCCCCTCCTGGTGAACATGGTAACTGCCGGACACCTGGGTGTGAAATCAGGGGAAGGATTTTACAAGCACACACCCGGGCAAAAAGACCTGGTGGTTGCCAGCCGTTTTTCCCGCAACAAGGGAGAGGCAGCAGGCGTTGCATAA
- a CDS encoding BatA domain-containing protein — protein MKFLNPGLLYALFALAIPIIIHLFNFQRFKKVLFTQVRFLQDIQQQTRAQSRLKHLLVLASRLLALTFLILAFAQPYIASKEKKVDLGSKAISIYVDNSFSMDAVNSNGRLLEQAKAKAREIASAYEPTDAFQLVTNDFDGRHQRMYTREEWLDNLNDIKLSPASRKLSEVYTRQKEVLKDQQGEKIAYLISDFQKSNTDLKALQQDTSVTLQLVALQSQTTNNIYIDSVWFENPVRMAGKPEVLTVRIRNNADAPYENVPLKLILNNEQKAIASINANANEDVEVQMNFTADREGIQYGKLSLTDYPLVYDDDFYFSYNIEKHINLLGIYEETESRSVNSLFADDEYISYTPANVHELDYSVIGNQYMIILDGLKEISSGLASELVQFVKDGGSIFIFPPSQGDMTSTNEFLASLHAGQYGALDTTDNRVASFARNNPLYQSVFEKIPENMDFPMTKQHFQILSPQNSQEEKLMTLQDGHAFISRFNANKGSVYACAIPSDDNRFISFGAHGMNALTLYQAVLNSHINEPLFYTIGQEEAFMVNQITADKEDLFSIQRVNKEGAFIPEQKRMGLKTMVQTHDQITEAGLFTLKLDKLDIRGLAFNYPRNESETACFNKDDLKTELADAGLKHASIMDGSMKELAMAVMQQEKGIPLWRICILLALLMLGVETVLIRILK, from the coding sequence ATGAAATTTCTGAATCCCGGTCTGCTCTATGCGCTCTTCGCCCTGGCGATTCCCATCATCATTCACCTATTCAACTTCCAGCGTTTTAAGAAAGTCCTGTTCACCCAGGTACGCTTCCTACAAGATATCCAGCAGCAAACCCGGGCCCAGTCGCGCCTGAAGCACCTGCTTGTACTTGCAAGTCGTCTGCTGGCCCTGACCTTCCTTATTCTTGCCTTTGCCCAACCTTATATCGCTTCCAAAGAAAAGAAAGTGGACCTGGGCAGCAAGGCCATCAGCATTTATGTAGACAACAGCTTCAGCATGGATGCGGTGAACAGCAACGGCCGTCTTCTGGAGCAAGCCAAAGCCAAGGCCCGAGAGATTGCATCCGCTTATGAACCCACGGATGCTTTCCAACTGGTGACCAATGATTTCGACGGAAGGCATCAGCGCATGTATACCCGGGAAGAGTGGCTGGACAACCTGAACGACATCAAACTATCTCCTGCATCCAGAAAACTCAGCGAAGTATACACCCGCCAGAAAGAAGTACTCAAAGACCAGCAAGGTGAAAAGATCGCCTACCTGATCTCCGATTTCCAGAAGAGCAACACCGATCTGAAAGCACTGCAACAAGACACGTCCGTTACACTGCAACTGGTGGCACTGCAAAGTCAGACCACCAACAACATTTACATCGACTCCGTTTGGTTTGAAAACCCGGTGCGCATGGCGGGAAAACCCGAAGTGCTGACCGTACGCATCAGAAACAATGCTGATGCGCCCTATGAGAATGTCCCCTTGAAGCTGATCCTGAACAATGAGCAAAAGGCCATTGCCAGCATCAATGCGAATGCCAATGAGGATGTGGAGGTACAGATGAATTTCACTGCCGATCGCGAAGGCATCCAGTATGGCAAACTCTCACTCACCGACTACCCCCTGGTGTACGATGACGACTTCTACTTCTCCTATAACATCGAGAAACACATCAACCTGCTGGGCATTTACGAAGAAACCGAAAGCAGGTCGGTGAATTCCCTGTTTGCCGACGATGAATACATCTCCTACACCCCCGCCAATGTGCACGAACTCGACTATTCAGTGATCGGCAATCAGTACATGATCATCCTGGATGGCTTGAAAGAGATCTCATCCGGACTTGCAAGCGAGCTGGTACAATTTGTAAAAGACGGTGGATCGATCTTTATCTTCCCTCCTTCACAAGGTGACATGACATCCACCAACGAATTCCTCGCATCCCTGCATGCAGGCCAGTACGGAGCACTTGACACCACCGACAACCGCGTGGCCTCCTTCGCCCGGAACAACCCGCTGTACCAATCTGTCTTTGAGAAGATCCCCGAGAACATGGATTTCCCGATGACCAAACAACATTTCCAGATCTTATCGCCGCAGAATAGCCAGGAAGAGAAACTCATGACATTACAGGACGGTCATGCTTTCATCAGCCGCTTCAACGCCAACAAAGGTAGCGTATACGCCTGCGCCATACCCAGCGACGACAACCGGTTCATTTCCTTCGGAGCCCACGGCATGAATGCACTAACGTTGTACCAGGCAGTACTGAATAGTCACATCAACGAACCTCTCTTTTACACCATCGGTCAGGAAGAAGCCTTCATGGTGAACCAAATCACTGCCGACAAGGAAGACCTCTTCTCCATCCAAAGGGTGAACAAGGAAGGCGCATTCATCCCTGAGCAAAAAAGGATGGGGTTGAAAACCATGGTACAAACCCATGACCAGATCACCGAAGCCGGACTGTTCACATTGAAACTGGATAAGCTGGACATACGCGGACTGGCATTCAACTACCCCAGGAACGAATCGGAAACTGCCTGCTTTAACAAAGACGATCTGAAAACAGAACTGGCGGATGCCGGCCTGAAGCATGCCTCCATCATGGACGGAAGCATGAAGGAACTGGCCATGGCTGTGATGCAACAGGAAAAAGGCATCCCCCTCTGGCGAATCTGCATCCTGCTTGCCCTGCTGATGCTCGGCGTTGAAACGGTATTGATAAGAATTTTGAAATAG
- a CDS encoding helix-turn-helix transcriptional regulator, with protein sequence MTDKPNKTWRSMSDPAILVQLGEFVRRNRLQQNKTQAQLAEEAGINRSTLVEVEQGKGCNLITFVQLLRALQQLQVLEAFEEQPAISPLKLAEEELKRRQRAGRSGQS encoded by the coding sequence ATGACGGATAAACCCAACAAAACATGGCGATCCATGAGTGATCCCGCCATCCTGGTGCAACTTGGGGAGTTTGTACGCCGGAACCGCCTTCAACAGAACAAAACCCAGGCACAACTGGCTGAAGAGGCCGGCATCAACCGGTCTACACTGGTGGAGGTGGAGCAGGGGAAAGGCTGCAACCTCATCACCTTTGTTCAGTTGCTGCGCGCATTGCAACAGTTGCAGGTGCTGGAAGCCTTCGAAGAACAACCGGCTATCAGTCCGCTCAAACTCGCCGAAGAGGAACTCAAACGCAGGCAACGTGCCGGTCGTTCAGGTCAATCTTAA
- a CDS encoding transposase, whose protein sequence is MSSNYRIHQPDKAYFVTMTVVGWIDIFSRLIQRKRIVDCLAYCQKNKGLIIYAYCIMPSHLHMICQADEEHKLSGILRDFKTFSSKQIIQTIKDEPESRRAWLLELLKDNRPYLKQNQKWKVWQDGNHAKVVYSIPFIRQKLNYIHMNPVKDLIVDKPEDYVFSSARNYANMKGLLDVVLFDGCS, encoded by the coding sequence ATGTCCAGTAATTACAGGATACATCAGCCGGATAAAGCCTACTTCGTAACAATGACAGTTGTAGGATGGATCGACATTTTCTCCCGGCTGATTCAAAGAAAACGCATAGTCGACTGCCTGGCCTACTGCCAAAAAAACAAAGGCCTGATCATCTATGCATATTGCATAATGCCAAGTCATCTGCACATGATCTGCCAGGCTGATGAGGAACATAAGCTATCCGGAATACTTCGCGATTTCAAAACGTTTTCCAGCAAACAAATCATTCAAACCATCAAGGATGAACCTGAAAGCCGTCGTGCATGGCTGCTTGAACTACTTAAAGACAATCGGCCTTATCTCAAACAAAACCAAAAATGGAAGGTCTGGCAGGATGGTAACCATGCGAAAGTCGTATACTCCATTCCTTTTATACGACAGAAGCTAAACTATATTCACATGAATCCCGTGAAAGACCTAATCGTGGATAAACCTGAAGACTATGTATTCAGTTCCGCGCGAAATTATGCAAACATGAAAGGCTTGCTTGATGTGGTTTTATTTGACGGATGCAGTTAG
- the pyrC gene encoding dihydroorotase has protein sequence MKIWIKSARIIDPDSPHHNKKRDILIESGKITRIGTNLNPRGAEKLEADNLHVSPGWFDMQAFVPDPGHEYKENLASACNAAMRGGFTGIALLPDTHPPRDSKSDIEYVINQCKSYLVDVHPYGAVSEGLKGENLTEMHDMKQAGAVGFTDGKHPVSNGNLQRLALQYSKDFGGLILSFPFEKNIAGKGIAHEGPVATSLGMATIPVLSEELMVNRDIYLAQYTGSRIHFSTLSAKSASELVKNARQKGTQVTAGVAAHHLLLTEDALSDFDSNAKVIPPFRSKSDRDAMRKAVAQGIIDVICSDHWPEDQDEKRKEFDLAAFGAVGFETAFAAAWTALEKTADLATVIKALSANPRRILGLAQPVVDEGQQANLTLFNPNHLWQVEEKQLASRSKNSPFLQQELKGKALGAINKGQVHWVG, from the coding sequence ATGAAAATCTGGATCAAGTCTGCCAGGATTATCGACCCTGACTCACCCCATCACAACAAGAAAAGAGACATTCTGATTGAAAGCGGAAAGATCACGCGCATCGGCACCAACCTGAACCCACGCGGTGCTGAAAAGCTGGAAGCCGACAACCTGCACGTGTCTCCGGGGTGGTTTGACATGCAGGCCTTTGTTCCCGACCCGGGCCACGAATACAAAGAGAACCTGGCATCTGCCTGCAACGCTGCAATGCGCGGCGGCTTCACCGGCATCGCCCTGCTGCCCGACACCCATCCGCCGAGAGACTCAAAATCAGATATCGAATACGTCATCAACCAATGTAAATCCTACCTGGTGGATGTACACCCGTACGGCGCTGTTTCGGAAGGATTGAAAGGCGAAAACCTTACCGAGATGCACGACATGAAGCAAGCCGGTGCGGTTGGGTTCACGGACGGCAAACACCCCGTGAGCAATGGAAACCTGCAACGCCTGGCACTTCAGTACTCAAAAGATTTCGGAGGCCTGATCCTCAGCTTTCCCTTTGAAAAGAACATCGCCGGCAAAGGCATCGCCCACGAAGGCCCGGTGGCCACCTCCCTGGGTATGGCAACCATCCCCGTACTCTCTGAAGAACTGATGGTGAACCGCGACATCTACCTGGCACAGTACACGGGCTCACGCATTCACTTCTCCACCCTATCCGCCAAGTCTGCTTCGGAACTGGTAAAAAACGCACGCCAGAAAGGTACCCAGGTAACCGCTGGCGTAGCAGCCCATCACCTGCTGCTGACAGAAGATGCACTGTCTGACTTTGACAGCAACGCCAAAGTCATCCCTCCTTTCCGTTCCAAATCCGATAGAGACGCGATGCGGAAAGCTGTAGCACAAGGCATCATCGACGTGATCTGCTCCGACCACTGGCCGGAAGACCAGGATGAAAAGAGAAAAGAATTCGACCTTGCCGCTTTCGGCGCCGTAGGTTTTGAAACCGCATTCGCCGCCGCATGGACCGCTCTTGAAAAAACAGCAGACCTGGCAACGGTCATCAAGGCCCTCTCCGCCAACCCGCGCCGCATCCTCGGCCTGGCACAACCGGTGGTAGACGAAGGACAGCAGGCCAACCTTACGCTCTTCAACCCCAACCACCTCTGGCAGGTGGAAGAGAAGCAACTGGCATCGCGATCCAAAAACTCACCGTTCCTGCAACAGGAACTGAAAGGAAAAGCACTGGGTGCTATCAACAAGGGGCAAGTTCATTGGGTGGGGTGA
- a CDS encoding sigma-70 family RNA polymerase sigma factor has product MISQVRHIHSDLVARCKKGDRRAQRELYESYATAMFNVAMRILNNREEAEDVLQEAFVDVFTKIHTYREEATIGAWIRRIVLNRALNVVRKKKMNWADLDEERTLVADEEENAERSDKPEPEQVHAAIKQLPEGYRVVLSLYLIEGLSHKQIAEELKITESTSKSQFNRAKARLRKDLMAAAG; this is encoded by the coding sequence TTGATTAGCCAGGTACGCCATATACACAGTGATCTGGTCGCCCGATGCAAGAAAGGGGACCGCCGCGCACAGCGGGAGCTCTATGAGAGCTATGCCACCGCCATGTTCAACGTGGCCATGCGCATCCTCAATAATCGGGAAGAGGCGGAAGACGTGTTGCAGGAAGCTTTTGTGGATGTGTTCACCAAGATTCACACCTACAGGGAAGAGGCGACCATCGGTGCCTGGATACGAAGGATTGTGCTGAACAGGGCCCTGAATGTAGTCCGTAAGAAAAAGATGAACTGGGCTGACCTGGATGAGGAACGGACCCTGGTGGCCGATGAAGAAGAAAATGCGGAAAGGTCCGACAAGCCGGAACCCGAACAGGTTCATGCAGCGATCAAACAACTACCGGAAGGATACCGGGTTGTGCTGTCGCTCTACCTGATCGAAGGATTGAGTCACAAACAGATTGCAGAAGAATTGAAGATAACCGAATCAACTTCCAAATCACAGTTCAACCGTGCCAAAGCCAGGCTCAGGAAAGACCTGATGGCAGCGGCAGGATAA
- a CDS encoding sigma-70 family RNA polymerase sigma factor — MEQENYDPESTRSQVNRHHKTKEEILAEHMDVRAAQRDSSCFSVLYDRYFRVIYAFVYRRVNNDADISGDVTSGVFLKAMLGLRKYRPSKVPFSAWLFRIALNEIKLHHRKTNRVQQVALTENMAVAMMREVEEDDESLETRQALLSALEKLDDLESTILEMRFFEEMSFREIGEVIGLKEAAAKVKTYRILDKLKNCITLNKKHG, encoded by the coding sequence TTGGAACAAGAGAATTATGACCCTGAAAGCACAAGGTCACAGGTGAACAGGCATCACAAAACCAAAGAGGAAATCCTTGCCGAACACATGGATGTTCGGGCGGCACAGCGCGATAGCAGTTGTTTCTCGGTGTTGTACGACCGCTACTTCAGGGTGATTTATGCCTTCGTGTACCGTCGTGTGAACAACGATGCCGATATAAGCGGCGATGTCACGTCCGGAGTGTTCCTGAAAGCGATGCTCGGTTTGCGTAAATACCGTCCCTCGAAAGTGCCTTTTTCTGCATGGCTGTTTCGGATTGCCCTGAATGAAATTAAATTGCACCACCGTAAAACGAACCGTGTACAGCAGGTGGCCCTGACCGAAAACATGGCCGTGGCCATGATGCGTGAAGTGGAAGAAGATGATGAGTCACTGGAAACCAGGCAGGCCCTGCTCAGTGCATTGGAAAAACTCGATGATCTGGAGTCGACGATATTGGAAATGCGCTTTTTTGAGGAAATGTCATTCCGTGAAATCGGAGAGGTGATTGGTTTGAAAGAGGCGGCGGCCAAGGTGAAAACCTATCGCATCCTCGACAAGCTGAAAAATTGCATTACTTTAAATAAAAAACATGGCTAA
- a CDS encoding zinc-dependent peptidase, translated as MSYNKGAAGQFYHNKIRQRTPITREVFMQVHALLLERMEYYRNLDTKGQARFIHRLMIIRDQKQFHGREGLEVTFEMEVLISASVAQITYGMTEFSLTFFRHFLIYPASFYSKLLRRELLGGTTGNGVVMFSWRDYKAGYADDDDGRNLALHELAHCLKIHMDQGFGVDENFSKYFGRWMAFGQSEFDRMHAGKESFLRAYGGTNEHEFFAVCVEHFFEKPESFKKLLPEIYRHLCLLLNQDPLAKGNNYSLIDRRVLGKPLPKPRYEKVQEETTLKTAGGEKLADNNLYGNWHWVFSVLLASVFLSLPAIFIPRFMSAISTGELWLISALLVILAFPLQYKKVVVRDKFPMMFFLVYVVVGFVPIVLGGMLVLNLATAGMMKREVVHYEVEWIDGLPHRECLVGVKDAPGGYTDKILTLDYKAEYAPLASCGRLDLEVSTGILGVDVVWDKHLVHTPGHEVEVR; from the coding sequence ATGTCATATAACAAGGGAGCTGCCGGACAATTCTATCACAACAAAATCAGGCAGCGCACGCCCATCACCCGCGAGGTTTTCATGCAGGTGCATGCGCTTCTGTTGGAGCGGATGGAATATTACCGAAATCTTGATACCAAAGGACAGGCGCGGTTCATTCACCGCCTGATGATCATTCGTGATCAGAAGCAGTTTCACGGAAGGGAAGGGTTGGAGGTCACATTTGAAATGGAGGTACTTATTTCTGCCTCCGTTGCGCAGATCACCTACGGCATGACCGAATTTTCATTGACTTTCTTCAGGCATTTCCTCATCTATCCCGCATCATTTTATTCAAAACTGTTGCGCCGGGAATTACTGGGAGGTACCACTGGCAATGGGGTGGTGATGTTTTCATGGCGGGATTACAAGGCAGGTTATGCCGATGATGATGACGGCCGCAACCTGGCCTTGCATGAACTGGCGCATTGCCTCAAGATCCACATGGATCAGGGATTCGGAGTCGATGAGAACTTCAGTAAATACTTTGGTCGCTGGATGGCCTTCGGACAGTCGGAATTTGATCGCATGCATGCGGGTAAGGAGTCGTTCCTCCGCGCATACGGAGGTACCAATGAGCATGAGTTCTTTGCGGTGTGTGTGGAGCATTTCTTCGAGAAACCGGAATCGTTCAAGAAATTGCTGCCTGAGATCTATCGGCACCTGTGCCTGCTCCTGAACCAGGACCCGCTGGCAAAAGGGAACAATTATTCGTTGATTGACCGCAGGGTGCTGGGTAAGCCTCTGCCCAAACCTCGTTATGAAAAGGTGCAAGAAGAAACTACCCTGAAAACAGCGGGTGGTGAGAAGTTGGCAGATAATAATCTTTACGGAAACTGGCATTGGGTCTTCTCTGTGCTGCTGGCTTCGGTGTTTTTGAGTTTGCCTGCTATTTTTATTCCTCGTTTTATGTCTGCCATTTCCACCGGGGAACTTTGGTTGATTTCCGCATTGCTGGTGATACTTGCATTCCCCTTACAATACAAAAAAGTGGTTGTTCGGGATAAGTTTCCTATGATGTTTTTCCTGGTATATGTGGTGGTAGGTTTTGTGCCCATTGTGCTGGGAGGTATGCTTGTTTTGAACCTTGCCACCGCTGGTATGATGAAAAGAGAAGTGGTGCATTATGAGGTGGAATGGATTGACGGCTTGCCTCATCGTGAATGCCTTGTTGGAGTGAAAGATGCCCCGGGTGGGTATACCGACAAGATACTGACACTGGATTACAAAGCTGAATATGCACCCCTGGCATCATGCGGACGGCTGGATCTGGAGGTAAGCACCGGCATTCTGGGAGTTGATGTTGTATGGGATAAACACCTCGTGCATACCCCCGGCCATGAGGTGGAAGTGAGGTAG
- a CDS encoding universal stress protein, with amino-acid sequence MKRILVAIDGTLLPEKSIACAQVLAGNKPYSLTGVYVPTLQTEHVHHQESSRVTTGQFPYSFSEEVYVDDEVIVGESPNQHKDAFLDRCRELGVNCTVHADDGELSHELAEESMFADLLIVSVDHYKSYLENRLEQRLLNAVLRKAMCPVVVAPAQYENIESLLVAYDGSPSSIFAMKQFALLFPDQLAKLPVHIVQVFSESSNRLTNEKLIKEFAQQHFRKYEIHRQTGDASRQIQAVAAELNNPLLIMGAFGRSLPSRIFHPSVGKEILQTGLFPFFVAHP; translated from the coding sequence ATGAAGCGGATTCTGGTTGCAATTGATGGAACACTTTTACCTGAGAAGTCCATTGCATGTGCGCAGGTGCTTGCAGGTAACAAACCCTATTCCCTTACCGGGGTGTATGTCCCCACCCTCCAAACCGAACATGTTCATCATCAGGAATCATCCAGGGTTACAACCGGTCAGTTTCCGTACTCGTTCAGTGAAGAAGTGTATGTGGATGATGAAGTGATCGTAGGAGAGTCACCAAATCAGCATAAGGATGCGTTTCTGGACAGATGCAGGGAGCTCGGAGTAAACTGTACCGTGCATGCAGATGACGGTGAGTTGTCGCATGAGCTGGCGGAAGAAAGCATGTTTGCAGATTTGCTGATCGTTAGCGTAGATCATTACAAAAGTTACCTGGAGAATCGCTTGGAACAGCGTTTGCTGAATGCCGTCCTGAGAAAAGCGATGTGTCCCGTTGTAGTGGCTCCGGCGCAATATGAGAACATTGAAAGTTTGCTGGTGGCATACGACGGGAGTCCGTCTTCCATCTTTGCCATGAAGCAATTCGCCCTGCTTTTTCCCGATCAGTTGGCGAAGTTGCCCGTCCACATCGTGCAGGTGTTTTCCGAATCGTCAAACCGGTTGACAAATGAAAAGCTGATCAAGGAATTTGCTCAACAACATTTCCGTAAGTATGAAATTCACCGGCAAACAGGTGATGCTTCTCGCCAGATTCAGGCGGTAGCCGCGGAATTGAATAACCCGTTATTGATTATGGGTGCTTTCGGGCGAAGCCTGCCCAGCCGTATCTTCCATCCCAGTGTAGGTAAAGAAATTCTTCAGACCGGGCTGTTTCCATTTTTTGTGGCTCACCCGTAA
- a CDS encoding type II toxin-antitoxin system HipA family toxin, giving the protein MTTAFVHLWDHRVGAIAWDEATGIGYFEYDPGFLSLQLDPAPFTMPVAQARQRVFSFPDLRNKDTFKGLPGMLADVLPDKYGHAVINSWLASQGRPPDSLTPVELLCFIGKRGMGALEFEPARPKTARQSSKLEIDSLIAVAEKILTGRNNFTTHLDPDEQKALSDILKIGTSAGGARAKAVIAFNPKTLEVRSGQAQVPKGFTHWILKFDGVTDTQFGASSGYGRVEMAYYNMAKDAGIDMTECRLLEENGRAHFMTRRFDRDDQGEKIHMQSLCALRHFDFNEMNLYSYEQLFETVRMLALPYPQSEQLFRRMAFNVMGRNCDDHTKNFAFTMDRSGKWQLAPAFDVCHAYRPGSQWVSTHALSVNGKRDGIEAADLLEVARRMNIRKADQMVEEISSVVSQWKRYADEVGVETKLREAIGKTLVVY; this is encoded by the coding sequence ATGACCACGGCATTCGTTCACTTGTGGGACCATCGTGTCGGTGCCATTGCCTGGGATGAGGCAACCGGCATCGGCTATTTCGAATACGACCCGGGTTTTCTTTCCCTTCAACTGGATCCCGCTCCATTCACCATGCCAGTGGCACAGGCACGGCAACGTGTGTTTTCATTTCCCGATCTGCGCAACAAGGATACCTTTAAAGGACTGCCAGGTATGCTGGCGGATGTGCTGCCCGATAAGTATGGGCATGCCGTCATCAATTCATGGCTGGCCAGCCAGGGTCGCCCGCCCGATAGCCTGACCCCGGTTGAGTTGCTTTGCTTCATCGGCAAAAGAGGAATGGGAGCATTGGAGTTCGAACCCGCCCGTCCGAAAACGGCGAGACAATCATCCAAACTGGAAATTGATAGCCTGATTGCCGTCGCGGAAAAGATCCTGACAGGTCGGAACAACTTCACTACCCACCTGGATCCGGATGAGCAGAAGGCATTGTCGGATATCCTTAAGATCGGCACATCCGCAGGCGGCGCACGGGCCAAGGCAGTGATTGCATTTAATCCGAAAACACTTGAAGTACGAAGCGGTCAGGCCCAGGTACCCAAGGGCTTCACCCATTGGATTCTCAAGTTTGACGGCGTAACCGATACCCAGTTCGGGGCCTCTTCCGGCTACGGCCGCGTGGAAATGGCATATTATAACATGGCGAAAGATGCGGGCATCGACATGACCGAGTGCCGTCTTCTGGAGGAAAACGGCCGCGCCCACTTCATGACCCGGAGGTTCGACCGCGATGACCAAGGAGAGAAGATCCACATGCAAAGCCTTTGCGCCCTCCGCCACTTTGATTTCAATGAGATGAACCTGTACAGCTACGAGCAACTGTTTGAAACGGTGCGCATGCTGGCACTCCCGTACCCCCAATCTGAACAGTTGTTCCGCCGCATGGCCTTCAATGTGATGGGCCGCAACTGCGATGACCATACCAAGAACTTCGCCTTCACCATGGACCGTTCCGGCAAGTGGCAGCTCGCACCTGCATTTGATGTGTGCCATGCCTATCGGCCCGGCAGTCAATGGGTGAGCACCCATGCCCTTAGTGTGAATGGCAAACGCGATGGAATCGAGGCTGCCGACCTCCTGGAGGTGGCCCGTAGGATGAACATCCGCAAAGCCGACCAGATGGTGGAGGAAATATCATCCGTAGTGAGCCAATGGAAACGCTATGCCGATGAAGTGGGCGTGGAAACGAAACTCAGGGAAGCGATCGGGAAGACGTTGGTGGTGTATTGA